TGACTTAAACGAACTTCTTTATCTCCAAATCCCCGAAAGCGAGGAATTTGAATCAATCGGTGGCTTGGTCATGGAGTATTTAGGAAAAATACCGGAATTGGGTGAAATAGTTGATATTGACCATTATCAGATTAAGGTTGAAAGAATGAAAGGAAAAAGGATCGTCACTCTGCGTTTAATGGTAAAAAATCTTAAGGAGGAAGAAGACCATGGCGAAACTGATCTTAGCTCATGACCTAGGAACAACCGGGAATAAGGCGACTTTGTTTGATGAAAATGGTTGTTTGATTGCCAGTGATTTTTTTGGTTATGAAACGTATTTCCCTGATTCTCTATCAGTTGAACAAAACCCGGAAGATTATTGGCAAGCAGTGACCATCTCGACTCGAAGACTTATTGAAAAAAGTGGTTTTGATTCCGATGAGATAGCGGTAGTGAGTTTTTCCGGACAACAGATGGGTGCTTTGCCGATTGGTGCCGACGGGAAGCCCCTGCATAGAATTTTAATTTGGGCTGATCGACGAGGAGTCAAAGAGGTCAATTGGGTTAAAGAAAGAATTGACGAAGACCAAATTTATCAAATTACCGGACACCGATTAAGTCCGAATTATTCCATGGCGAAAATCCTCTGGTTAAAAAATAACTTTCCAGATGTCTATAAAAATACCAAGTATTTTCTTATGGCAAAGGATTATATTGTATATCGGTTAACGGGAAGTTTTGCCAGTGATTACTCGGATGCTTCTGGTACCAATTTGTTTGATTTGGTAAAGGAGTCCTGGTCTGATGAAATTTTAGACGCTGTTCAAATCGATCCAGCTAAACTCCCACCACTCTATTCTTCCTCGGATGTGGTAGGAGCGATAACACCAGAAGCAGCCAGAGACACCGGTTTAGTTCCTGGTACACCAGTAGTCATTGGTGGCGGGGATGGTCCCTGTGCAGCGGCGGGTGCTGGAGTGGTGAGAGAGGGTCAAGCCTATAATTACTTGGGTTCTTCTTCCTGGATTGCCTTGGCAAGCAAGAGCCCTTTTTATGATCAGGATAAAAGGAACTTTACTTTCCATCATCTATCCAAAGGCTTATTTATGCCAACTGGTACCATGCAGGCGGCGGGTGGTTCTTATCAGTGGTGTCGGGACGCCATTTGTGAAAGAGAAAAAGCCCTTACTCGTGAGCTTGGTCTTAGTCCTTATGATTTAATGAATTTAGAAGCAAGCAAAATTCCGGCCGGAGCCGAAAATCTTCTGTTCCTACCCTATCTTCTTGGGGAACGTGCCCCCTGGTGGAACCCCCATGCTCGAGGTGCATTTATCGGTTTAACCGCACGTCACCGAAAACCCCATATGATCAGGGCAGTCCTTGAGGGAGTGAGTTTCAATCTTCGAATAATCCTTGATGCTTTCCGAGAACAAGGTGTAGAGATTGAAAATATGCGAGTTATTGGTGGAGGAGCTCGAGGAGCATTTTGGGCTCAGGTTTTATCCAGTATGTTTAATATGGAGATATTGCGACCGAAGCATCTTGAAGAAGCGACTTCTTTAGGTGCAGCAATCGCGGGAGGAGTTGGGGTAGGCATTTTTCCTGGGTTTGAAGTTGCCGAAAGATTAATAGAAATCCACGATTGTTATCACCCTTTTCCCGAAGACGTCAAAACCTACGACCGGCTTTACCCGGTTTTTATTCAAGCTTATCAATCCTTGGTACAGGTGTTTGAGTGTTTATAGGAAAAAGTCAGGAGGGGATTTTTTTACTTGGAGTTCTATGTTGGGACCAGCGGATGGTATTATTCTTGGAATAAGGAAAAAAATTTTACCTGGTATGTAAATAATAGTCAATTAAACGCTGTTGAACTCAATGCCAGTTTTTATCGTTTCCCTTTTCCAAACCAAGTAAAATCCTGGGCACAAAAAGGGAGAGGTATTCGTTTTTCCATTAAGGTTTCCCGTCGAATTACTCATATTCATCGTTTAAATCAAGAATCTTATCCAGTATTTGAGGCCTTTATCCGGCTTTTTAAACCTCTTGAAAGTCTTATTGATTTTTACTTTTTCCAGTTTCCTCCCTCGTTCACCCCAAAACAATTTGATACTTTAGTTCATTTTTTTTCATTTCTTCCTCACTCATTTCAGGGTCGAATAGCAGTCGAAATGAGAAATCCTGAGTGGTTTCAAAAAAAATGGATCAAAGAGCTGGAGCAAATTCCAGTCGTTTTTGTAAGCGTGGACAGTCCTGATTTTCAGAATCAAATTATTCTCTCTAACCAGATTATCTACATTCGTTTTCACGGAAGAACTGGATGGTACAACCATAACTATCTTCCTCATGAATTGGAAGAAGTTGCCAACCAATGTTGTTCTTTAAAACCGGATAAAATCTATGCTTTTTTTAATAACAACCACTTCATGCTCGACAATGCTCAATATTTTTTTCAAACATTAAAAGCTACTGTTTAATATTAAATTTTTTAATAAAAATTCCGATATCATATTTAATGAGTTCATTCTATCAAAAGAGGAAAGTCAAGGAGGTTATAGTGATGC
The sequence above is drawn from the Candidatus Atribacteria bacterium ADurb.Bin276 genome and encodes:
- the xylB_13 gene encoding Xylulose kinase encodes the protein MAKLILAHDLGTTGNKATLFDENGCLIASDFFGYETYFPDSLSVEQNPEDYWQAVTISTRRLIEKSGFDSDEIAVVSFSGQQMGALPIGADGKPLHRILIWADRRGVKEVNWVKERIDEDQIYQITGHRLSPNYSMAKILWLKNNFPDVYKNTKYFLMAKDYIVYRLTGSFASDYSDASGTNLFDLVKESWSDEILDAVQIDPAKLPPLYSSSDVVGAITPEAARDTGLVPGTPVVIGGGDGPCAAAGAGVVREGQAYNYLGSSSWIALASKSPFYDQDKRNFTFHHLSKGLFMPTGTMQAAGGSYQWCRDAICEREKALTRELGLSPYDLMNLEASKIPAGAENLLFLPYLLGERAPWWNPHARGAFIGLTARHRKPHMIRAVLEGVSFNLRIILDAFREQGVEIENMRVIGGGARGAFWAQVLSSMFNMEILRPKHLEEATSLGAAIAGGVGVGIFPGFEVAERLIEIHDCYHPFPEDVKTYDRLYPVFIQAYQSLVQVFECL